The Oceanispirochaeta sp. genome includes a region encoding these proteins:
- a CDS encoding SDR family oxidoreductase, translating to MKNNVVVITGGSSGIGKALAAEFVQKGAHVIIGSRREDVLRETTAELITLSVRKDQRIDFHTLDVTDSESISAFINYIIDSFKKIDVLVNSAGFALCKEIEKTTLEEIENQNESNYLGVIRMIKAVVPSMMIQESGHIINIASMAGIMGVYGYTGYSPSKFAVVGLSDVLRIELQQFGIRVSVVLPPDTDTYSYHHENLTKPLITHKISGTVKLMQPEVLAAHIMMMISKGSYRIIPGVSSKVVYHLNRLFPDLLYWYSRQIIRKVS from the coding sequence ATGAAAAATAATGTTGTTGTTATTACTGGCGGCTCTAGCGGAATAGGAAAGGCGCTGGCAGCTGAATTTGTACAAAAAGGCGCTCATGTAATTATTGGATCTCGTCGTGAAGATGTTCTCAGGGAAACAACTGCCGAACTGATAACTCTGTCAGTACGAAAAGATCAAAGGATTGACTTTCACACTCTTGATGTGACAGATAGCGAGTCTATATCAGCATTTATTAATTACATTATCGATTCATTTAAGAAGATTGATGTGCTCGTGAACAGTGCAGGGTTTGCTCTTTGTAAAGAGATTGAGAAGACAACTTTAGAAGAGATAGAAAACCAGAACGAATCAAACTATCTGGGAGTGATCCGTATGATAAAAGCAGTAGTTCCTTCTATGATGATACAAGAATCCGGGCACATCATAAACATAGCGTCTATGGCCGGTATAATGGGAGTCTATGGCTATACAGGATACAGCCCTTCTAAATTTGCAGTGGTAGGTTTATCAGATGTTCTCCGCATCGAACTTCAGCAATTTGGGATCAGGGTTTCTGTGGTGCTGCCTCCAGATACAGATACCTACTCTTATCACCATGAGAATCTGACAAAACCACTGATAACTCATAAAATCTCCGGGACGGTTAAATTGATGCAGCCGGAGGTTCTGGCTGCTCATATTATGATGATGATAAGCAAAGGTTCATACCGGATAATACCGGGGGTGTCTTCCAAGGTTGTGTATCATCTGAACAGACTTTTTCCTGATCTGCTATATTGGTATTCCAGGCAGATCATCAGAAAAGTATCTTGA